The following DNA comes from Methanosarcina vacuolata Z-761.
TTAATCAACTATATAATGGTTCTTTGGGTGATTAAATGGTAGATGAAAGTGGTCCAGTTATGGATATTTCGGACACAAAAGAAGAGGTTCCGGTAGCTATGGGACCAAACGAACATGAAATGATAGAACTATTTAGAAGAATTAACGTTAGCAGGCCAATCGCTCTGACACTTGCATGCCTTGCAAAAGGCAGAGAGATCTCATCTCAGAGCATTGAAATGGTATCAGGCTTGAGACAACCTGAAGTCAGTGTTGCAATGCGGTATCTCCGCGAAAATAACTGGATTGATATCCGGGAAGAAAAGAAATCAAAGGGTAAAGGCAGACCGGTAAAGTTATACAGGCTAACAGTCCCAATGGATTATATTGTCAGCAAGATCGAAGAAGATATTGTAGCTGAGAGTACAATCGTGCTTAGAAATATTGAACGTCTGAAACACATTGCTTGAAATTGTTCATGGGGATTCATCCCCACTATAATTTTTCCCTAAAGATTAATTCTTTTGTTACAGAGGTATTTAATTTCCGAGACTTTTGCTTATTT
Coding sequences within:
- a CDS encoding transcriptional regulator, with product MVDESGPVMDISDTKEEVPVAMGPNEHEMIELFRRINVSRPIALTLACLAKGREISSQSIEMVSGLRQPEVSVAMRYLRENNWIDIREEKKSKGKGRPVKLYRLTVPMDYIVSKIEEDIVAESTIVLRNIERLKHIA